A genomic segment from Geitlerinema sp. PCC 7407 encodes:
- a CDS encoding ABC transporter substrate-binding protein, translated as MPMTVSLRRWWRRWLAIACCGLMAIALPACSLENFKNQDTAQVPQVVGITTTEPKTFNYVLSQQSPNVFGFLYEGLITEDAQGAIVPAQAESWEVSDDNLRIRFRLREGLKWSDGEPLTADDVVFTYDQVYLNPDIPTDARDVLRIGVSGQLPSVRKISDREVEFTTPEPFAPFLRITGFPILPQHSLEPLVTQKEPDGRPKFVTALGIDTPPQDIIVNGPYTIERYITNQRVVFRRNPHYWQRDDQGNPLPSIERFVWQIVESPETGLLQFRAGGLDLLNIGVASFALLKQEEKRSNFTIYNGGPDSGTTFISFNLNKGSRNGKPLIDPIKSRWFNTVEFRQAVAYAIDREKMINNTLRGLGQPQDSPISVQSPYYLSRQEGLKVYDHNPEKARQLLQSVGFRYDAANQLLDQDGNRVRFTLLAPTGGRLGDSIGSQIRQDLGKIGMQVDFQPIDFGTLVEKITNSLDWECHFLAFTGGVEPNNGFNIWSPDGGLHSFNQKPLPGQPPVEGREVYDWEARIGELYIQGARELDEAKRKAIYAETQQLAQEYLPYIHLVNGYALAAVKNRLQNVEMSPLQSSVYQILWNAPLLRLVEQSALKAELRAE; from the coding sequence ATGCCCATGACCGTTTCCCTCCGCCGCTGGTGGCGTCGCTGGTTGGCGATCGCCTGCTGCGGGCTGATGGCGATCGCCCTTCCCGCCTGTAGCCTCGAAAACTTCAAAAACCAAGACACGGCCCAGGTGCCGCAGGTGGTGGGCATCACCACCACCGAGCCCAAAACCTTTAACTACGTCCTCAGCCAGCAGTCGCCCAACGTCTTCGGCTTTCTCTACGAAGGGCTGATCACCGAAGACGCCCAGGGCGCCATCGTGCCGGCCCAAGCCGAGTCCTGGGAGGTCTCCGACGACAATCTGCGCATCCGGTTTCGGCTCCGGGAGGGGCTCAAGTGGTCCGACGGCGAACCCCTGACCGCCGATGACGTTGTCTTCACCTACGATCAGGTCTACCTCAACCCCGACATCCCCACCGATGCCCGGGACGTGCTGCGCATCGGCGTCAGCGGCCAGCTCCCCAGCGTCCGCAAAATCAGCGATCGCGAAGTGGAGTTCACCACCCCCGAGCCCTTTGCGCCCTTCCTGCGCATCACCGGCTTCCCCATCCTGCCCCAGCACTCCCTCGAGCCCCTGGTTACCCAAAAAGAACCCGACGGCCGCCCCAAATTCGTCACGGCCCTGGGCATCGACACCCCGCCCCAAGACATCATCGTCAACGGTCCGTACACCATCGAGCGCTACATCACCAACCAGCGCGTGGTCTTTCGCCGCAACCCCCACTACTGGCAGCGCGACGATCAGGGAAACCCGCTGCCCTCCATTGAGCGCTTTGTCTGGCAGATCGTCGAATCCCCCGAAACGGGCCTGCTCCAGTTCCGGGCCGGCGGCCTGGATCTGCTCAATATCGGCGTCGCCTCCTTTGCCCTGCTCAAGCAGGAAGAAAAGCGCAGCAACTTCACCATCTACAATGGCGGCCCCGACTCCGGCACCACCTTCATTTCCTTCAACCTGAACAAGGGCAGCCGCAACGGCAAACCTCTGATCGACCCCATCAAGTCCCGCTGGTTCAACACGGTGGAATTTCGTCAGGCGGTGGCCTACGCCATCGATCGCGAAAAGATGATCAACAACACCCTGCGCGGCTTGGGACAGCCCCAGGATTCGCCCATCTCGGTCCAGAGCCCCTACTATCTCTCCCGCCAGGAGGGCCTCAAGGTCTACGACCACAACCCCGAGAAGGCGCGGCAGCTGCTCCAGTCGGTGGGCTTCCGCTATGACGCGGCCAATCAGCTGCTCGATCAGGACGGCAACCGGGTGCGCTTTACGCTGCTGGCGCCGACCGGCGGCCGCCTCGGTGACTCCATCGGCTCCCAGATTCGCCAAGATCTCGGCAAGATCGGCATGCAGGTGGACTTCCAGCCCATCGACTTCGGCACGCTGGTGGAAAAAATCACCAATTCTTTGGACTGGGAGTGCCACTTCCTGGCCTTTACCGGCGGCGTCGAGCCCAACAACGGCTTCAATATCTGGTCGCCGGACGGAGGCCTCCATAGCTTCAACCAAAAGCCGCTGCCGGGACAGCCGCCGGTCGAAGGGCGGGAGGTCTACGACTGGGAGGCCCGCATTGGAGAGCTCTATATCCAGGGGGCTCGGGAGCTCGATGAGGCGAAGCGCAAGGCAATCTATGCCGAAACCCAGCAGCTAGCCCAGGAGTACCTGCCCTACATCCACTTGGTGAATGGCTACGCCCTGGCGGCGGTGAAAAATCGCTTGCAGAATGTCGAGATGTCGCCGCTGCAGAGCAGCGTGTACCAGATCCTGTGGAATGCACCGCTGCTGCGGCTGGTGGAGCAGTCGGCGCTGAAGGCGGAGCTGCGAGCGGAGTAG
- a CDS encoding ABC transporter substrate-binding protein: protein MERVRSLLKKRQGWKRAIALCLAIALCLVGCRSSELRVAAAQGSQIVLATLSNPKTFNQALNQEFPNVFLFTYEGLTAENGETGFIEPALAEAWTISEDGTRVRFRLREGLRWSDGEPLTADDVIFTYQQVIFNPDIPTDGADGLRIGAEGRFPEVQKRSDREVEFILPEPFAPLLRTTIGPPTGVAILPRHALEAATRTRNPDGTLEFLSTWSTGADPRSIVTSGPYLIDQYVPGQRVIFRRNPYYWRRDEAGQPLPYIDRVIWQIVESTDTQLLRFRSGDLDVMGDTRPLRPEYFALLRREEDRGNFQVYGGGPWSGTTFLSFNLNQGRDAQGQPVVNPVKARWFQQKAFRQAVAYAIDRPKLLNNVFRGLGELQDSPVSFQSPYFLSPDQGLKTYGYDPAKARSLLESAGFRYGDRGELLDSDGNRVQFTLLTNSGNKIREAIGSQIRSDLAKIGMQVDFTPIDFNALTSKLTDSRDWDAHLIGFTGSAEPHSGANLWTSGGGSHVFNLGPQPGQPPLDGWQPYPWEREIDRLFTAGAQELDEAKRRAIYGEFQQIVQEELPVIHLVAELALMAGRDRLDGVKYSSLPTWGLWNLREIKIKND, encoded by the coding sequence ATGGAAAGGGTGCGATCGCTCCTTAAGAAGCGTCAGGGCTGGAAACGGGCGATCGCTCTGTGTCTGGCGATCGCCCTGTGTCTGGTGGGCTGCCGCTCCTCCGAGCTGCGGGTGGCTGCCGCCCAGGGCTCCCAGATCGTCCTGGCGACCCTGAGCAACCCCAAAACCTTTAACCAGGCCCTCAACCAGGAGTTTCCCAATGTTTTTCTGTTTACCTACGAGGGGCTGACGGCGGAAAACGGGGAAACGGGCTTCATCGAGCCGGCCCTCGCCGAGGCCTGGACGATCTCGGAGGACGGCACGCGGGTGCGCTTTCGGCTGCGGGAGGGGCTGCGCTGGTCCGACGGCGAGCCCCTGACCGCCGATGACGTGATTTTTACCTATCAACAGGTGATCTTCAACCCCGACATCCCCACGGACGGAGCCGACGGTCTGCGCATTGGGGCCGAGGGCCGCTTCCCCGAGGTCCAGAAACGCAGCGATCGCGAGGTGGAGTTCATCTTGCCGGAGCCCTTCGCGCCCCTGCTGCGCACCACCATTGGTCCCCCCACCGGCGTCGCGATCCTGCCCCGCCATGCCCTAGAGGCCGCCACCCGCACCCGCAACCCCGACGGCACGCTGGAGTTTCTCTCGACCTGGTCCACGGGGGCGGACCCGCGCTCCATCGTGACCAGCGGCCCCTACCTGATCGACCAGTACGTGCCAGGGCAGCGAGTGATTTTTCGCCGCAATCCCTACTACTGGCGGCGGGATGAGGCAGGCCAGCCGCTCCCCTATATCGACCGGGTAATCTGGCAAATCGTCGAGTCCACCGATACCCAGCTGCTGCGGTTTCGGTCGGGGGATCTGGACGTGATGGGAGATACGCGCCCCCTGCGGCCGGAGTACTTTGCGCTGCTGCGGCGGGAGGAGGATCGGGGAAACTTCCAGGTCTACGGCGGTGGCCCCTGGTCGGGAACGACGTTCTTGAGCTTTAACCTCAACCAGGGCCGCGACGCCCAGGGGCAGCCGGTGGTGAATCCGGTGAAGGCGCGCTGGTTTCAGCAGAAGGCGTTTCGGCAGGCGGTGGCCTACGCCATCGATCGCCCCAAGCTGCTCAACAATGTGTTTCGCGGCCTGGGAGAGCTGCAAGACTCGCCGGTGTCTTTCCAGAGCCCCTACTTTTTGTCGCCAGACCAGGGCCTCAAGACCTATGGTTATGACCCAGCCAAGGCGCGATCGCTGCTGGAGTCGGCGGGGTTTCGCTATGGCGATCGCGGCGAGCTCTTGGATAGCGACGGCAACCGGGTGCAGTTCACCCTACTCACCAACAGCGGCAACAAGATCCGTGAGGCGATCGGCTCCCAAATTCGCAGCGACTTGGCCAAGATCGGCATGCAGGTGGACTTCACGCCCATCGACTTCAATGCTTTGACCAGCAAGCTGACGGACTCCCGCGACTGGGACGCCCACCTGATCGGCTTCACCGGCAGCGCTGAACCTCACTCCGGCGCTAATCTGTGGACTAGCGGCGGCGGCTCCCACGTCTTCAACCTCGGTCCCCAGCCCGGCCAGCCGCCCCTCGACGGCTGGCAGCCCTACCCCTGGGAGCGGGAGATCGACCGGCTGTTTACGGCGGGGGCTCAGGAGCTAGACGAAGCGAAGCGGCGGGCGATCTACGGCGAGTTTCAGCAAATCGTCCAGGAGGAGCTGCCGGTGATTCACCTGGTGGCGGAGTTGGCGCTGATGGCGGGGCGCGATCGCCTCGACGGCGTAAAGTACTCCAGCTTGCCGACCTGGGGCCTGTGGAACCTGCGAGAAATTAAAATCAAAAACGACTAA
- the larB gene encoding nickel pincer cofactor biosynthesis protein LarB, with translation MTEPEALRVLLESVAAGQTSPDSALEKLRYFDFEPVGEFANIDHHRALRTGFPEVIWGPGKTPGQIAEIMQVMRQRTSVVMATRITPEVAAQIEQQVPDARYFPMARICALAPEHLEPRYPGTISLLSAGTADLAVAEEAAMTAELSGFRVRRLWDVGVAGIHRLLNNRHVIDQADVLIVVAGMEGALPSVVAGLASCPVIAVPTSVGYGASFQGLSALLTMLNSCAAGIGVVNIDNGFGAAVLAGQILRTAHRLARSPVGDA, from the coding sequence GTGACTGAACCTGAAGCGCTGCGTGTTTTGCTGGAGTCGGTAGCGGCTGGCCAGACCAGCCCCGACTCTGCCCTGGAGAAACTGAGATATTTTGACTTTGAGCCGGTGGGCGAATTTGCCAACATCGACCACCACCGCGCCCTGCGAACGGGCTTCCCAGAGGTGATCTGGGGACCGGGCAAAACGCCGGGCCAGATCGCCGAAATCATGCAGGTGATGCGCCAGCGGACCTCGGTGGTGATGGCGACGCGCATCACGCCGGAGGTGGCTGCCCAGATCGAGCAGCAGGTGCCGGATGCGCGCTACTTTCCCATGGCCCGCATTTGCGCGCTGGCGCCGGAGCACCTCGAGCCCCGCTACCCCGGCACCATCAGCTTGCTGTCGGCGGGGACGGCGGACCTAGCGGTGGCCGAAGAGGCGGCGATGACGGCGGAGCTGTCGGGCTTTCGGGTGCGGCGGCTGTGGGATGTGGGGGTGGCCGGCATCCATCGCCTGCTAAATAATCGCCACGTAATCGATCAGGCCGATGTGCTGATCGTGGTGGCGGGTATGGAAGGGGCGCTGCCCAGCGTGGTGGCGGGTTTGGCCTCCTGTCCGGTGATCGCAGTGCCGACCAGCGTGGGCTATGGGGCGAGCTTCCAGGGGCTGTCGGCGCTCCTGACGATGCTAAATTCCTGTGCGGCCGGAATTGGCGTTGTGAATATTGATAATGGCTTCGGGGCGGCGGTGCTGGCCGGTCAGATTTTGCGGACGGCTCACCGCCTAGCGCGATCGCCCGTTGGGGATGCGTGA